In Gossypium hirsutum isolate 1008001.06 chromosome D01, Gossypium_hirsutum_v2.1, whole genome shotgun sequence, the genomic window TGCACCCTTTCCAAGTTCCAGAAATGGCTGCAAAGAAGCATCCTGATCTATTATTCTGAGAACCTGAGCACTTAATGAAGGATTGAGGCGTTCCTTTTTCAAGCCAGTGTAGATGAATTCCTCGAGATAATGCTCCAGTTCCACCCAACTGATAATACGGTACTTGTTTCGAAGTTCGTTGTTGTCAATAAGATTTATGAGCCCAGAGAAAATCCCAATCCCGCGCTTTGAGCAAAAATCCTTGAGCCAATCGTACTGTGCTATTTTTGGTGTTCCAGCCATAGACTTAATTGAACGCAACCTGGACGCAGCCAGCCAATGGTACAACTTATACAGCTTGCCACCAGCAATGCCAAATTCAGTCATGGTCCAATAAGACAAAAGGTCCAGAAGAGCTCCCAAAACATCCAGTAAAATAGCCCCTACCAACAGCAAGTAGGTCACGGCGATGTCAACTCCTGTTATGTCTCTTTTGCTCACACCAATATGATCCTGTGTTGAGAGAACTATCAGTACGGACAGAGCAGACAAAATGTAGAAACCGCGAAGAAATGCATTCAGTTTACGATGACGGTGCTGTATAGGATTCTTGGTGAAGAACAAATCATGAAAGAATTGCAGTTCAATTTTTACCAATCGGAAGGCTTCTTCCGCGGATTTGTCCTTCAAGTAAACATTGCCGTCGAGAGACTTCCTGGAAACTTTAAACGGGAGGTCCAAAAACAAGGGCCTAAAAAATTCAAACGACGTGCGTGCCGCTCGGAGAAATTTGACGTTTGGGTCCTCTACAAACTGTTTTACCGTCCCAGCCGACTCGTACAACCCCGTTCTAATCATTTGTTTTCTGCTTCAGAATATAAGGCACTCCGGAGCTGTTCACTGCATGCGGATCTCAGCGCCACTATCCTTTCCGCATACTTGAGAATTCCGCCGACTAATAGCGGAACAACCATGACATCAGGGTAGTGGAGGCTTCCATAAACCGGGACACCAACTGTTCGAAACTTGAAGTAGATGTACACTGCCTCTGCACCATTGGAGACTAGTCCAAGAAAATGTCTCAACCACAGCTCATTGTCTACTAAAGAATAAGCCGTGATGTTAGCTGGGCTGCCAAGATGCCACAGAAGGAATGGAACCCCAAGCACCACAACTGCACTTTGCTTTTCCAAGGTGCCCCTAAGAATGGTGGTCATAGCCACTGTTGCAACCCAATCAGCTCCCAAGTATATTGACCACACGGTCGCTGCTACGTAAGGTAAAAGTCATCCTTTGTACTTTTGTCGAACGTGTGCTGATATCATGAGAAGCAACTGCAGAGTAAGACTCAACAGAACCAAACACTGAACTTCCCATTCGCTCCATGCTTCTTTCAGCTCTTGGGAGGCTGGAAGTTTCTCCAGCGCCCAATTTTTAATCTCCACGTAAACAAGCGACAGAGCAACTGACAAGATTTTCAAACATGTGTAGAATTAGAAAAACTCCATTTAATCTtaatacataaatttataaaaataaatattttaatattattaaaaaattattcatctaca contains:
- the LOC107921488 gene encoding uncharacterized protein — encoded protein: MIRTGLYESAGTVKQFVEDPNVKFLRAARTSFEFFRPLFLDLPFKVSRKSLDGNVYLKDKSAEEAFRLVKIELQFFHDLFFTKNPIQHRHRKLNAFLRGFYILSALSVLIVLSTQDHIGVSKRDITGVDIAVTYLLLVGAILLDVLGALLDLLSYWTMTEFGIAGGKLYKLYHWLAASRLRSIKSMAGTPKIAQYDWLKDFCSKRGIGIFSGLINLIDNNELRNKYRIISWVELEHYLEEFIYTGLKKERLNPSLSAQVLRIIDQDASLQPFLELGKGAREGMPTGLTRVIFIFHIATKLIYYNAVQMGQPVRSSSCRISNILSDYMLYLVLVHPTMLPKDFGDTTKESFVPDKRKPDLIRKERQRMASTFSAEDTPDTTAAIKLFTNGLLATNSSLTQVEDTEPNVLVGGLHVAQQLLALLDQFRYDYDGIWEIVSDIWMKMLIHAAKYCSWKEHALALRQGGELLTYVSLLSAHFGLSHYIEPS